One Natrinema longum genomic window carries:
- a CDS encoding PQQ-binding-like beta-propeller repeat protein, which yields MERYNARNRLSVPHSGLDGEPEVLWTVEFDSPGDILPPVVYEDTAYVSESRGAYTAIDLEDSGIVWEYESDGWVTPAVSETAVFVSGDGIEALNHKNADVLWTTDHDDSVETLRIYDDIVYAGIGNHVVAIDSKGDEQLEFETAATIQSLAIDEKYIYVRAQPNEDKNDFIIAGYDRKSGKRRWDHEISHAEQWSDDRLTKTFPVIDKNVYTVTNDAIISIDSDNGNRQKVTELDQSSWTRPAIYDNTAYLERGAMAYDLETGEPPNEWDPEVSSDTPLVVADGTGYTIDSAGVTDPHKLIAVDPKSGEMIWEKRASEQLGFHIPIVLNEMIVIMQDSVQDSHKLVGYG from the coding sequence ATGGAACGGTACAATGCGAGAAACCGACTGTCAGTGCCACACAGCGGTCTCGATGGTGAACCGGAAGTACTCTGGACGGTGGAGTTCGACTCTCCCGGGGACATTCTACCACCGGTTGTCTACGAGGATACCGCATATGTCAGCGAAAGCCGTGGCGCGTATACTGCAATCGATCTTGAGGATAGCGGTATCGTCTGGGAGTACGAATCTGATGGGTGGGTAACACCTGCTGTCTCCGAAACGGCAGTCTTTGTCAGTGGAGATGGTATCGAGGCACTCAATCACAAGAATGCAGATGTTCTCTGGACGACTGACCATGATGATTCTGTCGAGACGTTACGGATCTACGACGACATTGTCTATGCGGGAATTGGAAATCATGTCGTCGCTATAGACAGTAAAGGTGACGAACAACTCGAGTTCGAAACTGCTGCAACAATACAATCACTTGCAATTGATGAGAAGTATATCTATGTTCGGGCCCAGCCAAATGAAGACAAAAATGATTTTATAATTGCTGGCTATGATCGAAAATCCGGTAAGAGACGCTGGGATCATGAAATATCTCATGCTGAGCAGTGGAGCGATGATCGGCTCACAAAAACGTTCCCAGTTATCGATAAGAATGTATATACTGTGACTAATGACGCGATTATTTCAATAGATTCCGATAATGGTAACCGACAAAAAGTCACTGAGTTGGATCAGTCATCTTGGACGAGACCCGCTATTTACGATAATACTGCCTATCTAGAACGGGGCGCGATGGCGTACGACCTTGAAACGGGAGAACCCCCGAACGAATGGGATCCCGAAGTGAGTTCTGATACACCGCTCGTCGTCGCTGATGGGACGGGCTATACGATCGATTCCGCTGGTGTCACGGACCCGCACAAGTTAATTGCAGTCGATCCTAAATCTGGTGAAATGATCTGGGAAAAACGGGCTTCAGAACAACTAGGTTTTCATATTCCGATTGTTTTAAACGAAATGATAGTTATTATGCAGGATTCTGTTCAGGATTCACACAAACTAGTCGGATATGGTTGA
- the cbiG gene encoding cobalt-precorrin 5A hydrolase, giving the protein MSSETDDDGGHCSTADSDGEVAEEIAIISFGRKMDTAEEIKAEIGDRYEAIDIIEYHGDVFEEYWGEYDCFIGLMASGIAMRKTAHLLDDKWEDPAICVVDEELTWAIPITGGHHGANQVAQDLATMGAVPAMTTASEAAGKQGVESRAKAMDTHVVNGDSTVKTNLAVLDENLGPVARLDGPKAVLVDDDVTVLKRNKADGVVLGTGSVSGASKEAFLAAWEEALEQTDYDVDDVEFVGTATRKEDEEGLLEAAQELDLGVVAFDKETLLEHEGPTPSKSKELIGWPGVSEASAIAGGSEQELLLEKISYENEVTVAIGR; this is encoded by the coding sequence ATGAGTTCCGAGACAGACGACGACGGAGGTCACTGTTCGACGGCGGATTCGGACGGCGAAGTCGCCGAGGAGATCGCGATCATCTCCTTCGGGCGGAAGATGGACACTGCCGAGGAGATCAAAGCCGAGATCGGCGATCGCTACGAGGCGATCGACATCATCGAGTATCACGGCGACGTCTTCGAGGAGTACTGGGGCGAGTACGACTGTTTCATCGGCCTGATGGCGTCGGGGATCGCGATGCGGAAGACGGCCCACCTGCTCGACGACAAGTGGGAAGACCCCGCGATCTGCGTGGTCGACGAGGAGTTGACGTGGGCCATTCCGATCACGGGTGGCCACCACGGCGCGAATCAGGTCGCACAGGACCTGGCGACGATGGGTGCCGTCCCGGCGATGACCACCGCCTCGGAGGCGGCCGGCAAGCAAGGCGTCGAGTCCCGCGCGAAGGCGATGGACACCCACGTCGTCAACGGCGACTCGACTGTCAAGACGAACCTCGCCGTCCTCGACGAGAACCTCGGTCCCGTCGCCCGGCTCGACGGCCCCAAAGCGGTCCTCGTCGACGACGACGTGACGGTTCTCAAGCGCAACAAAGCGGACGGCGTCGTGCTCGGTACCGGCAGCGTCTCCGGTGCGAGCAAAGAGGCCTTCCTCGCAGCCTGGGAGGAGGCCCTCGAGCAAACCGATTACGACGTCGACGACGTCGAGTTCGTCGGGACTGCGACCCGGAAGGAAGACGAAGAAGGGCTGCTCGAGGCGGCTCAGGAACTCGACCTCGGCGTGGTCGCCTTCGACAAGGAGACCCTGCTCGAACACGAGGGGCCGACGCCCTCGAAGTCGAAGGAGCTGATCGGCTGGCCCGGCGTCTCCGAGGCCTCCGCGATCGCGGGCGGTTCCGAACAGGAACTGCTCCTCGAGAAGATCAGTTACGAAAACGAGGTCACGGTGGCGATCGGTCGATGA
- a CDS encoding precorrin-3B C(17)-methyltransferase: MSSDAESAETNADATADGTPDDHGTLYVVGIGPGLPEHMTKRAKEVIESSEVVIASSLYQEFLRDDGTLLPEAETDEDGIATREDGFEQEIVRSTMGRQIELARAAFDHVREGKDVAHVSGGDPSVYGKSDLIFKMAEEDDATDIPIEIVPGLTAALGGSANVGAPLCNDFCTVSLSDKWRGWDEIEEKLRAAAVSDFVIVLYNCWRNYEKAVEIVREERTDDAYVAIVNDAGRADAGRNGESQFITTLGEAADHDDKVSGMGTSLIIGNHETETWRNDDRTYLVTPRGGRDVDDF, encoded by the coding sequence ATGAGTTCGGACGCCGAGTCCGCCGAGACGAACGCGGACGCGACGGCCGATGGTACCCCCGACGATCACGGCACGCTCTACGTCGTCGGCATCGGCCCCGGGCTGCCGGAACACATGACCAAGCGAGCCAAGGAGGTCATCGAATCCTCGGAGGTCGTCATCGCCTCGAGCCTCTACCAGGAGTTCCTGCGCGACGACGGCACCCTGCTGCCGGAGGCGGAAACCGACGAGGACGGCATTGCAACCCGCGAGGACGGCTTCGAGCAGGAGATCGTCCGCTCGACGATGGGCCGCCAGATCGAACTCGCCCGCGCGGCGTTCGACCACGTCCGGGAGGGAAAGGACGTGGCCCACGTCTCCGGCGGCGATCCGTCGGTCTACGGCAAGTCCGACCTCATCTTCAAGATGGCCGAGGAGGACGACGCGACCGATATCCCGATCGAGATCGTCCCCGGCTTGACGGCAGCACTGGGCGGATCGGCGAACGTCGGCGCGCCGCTGTGCAACGACTTCTGTACGGTCTCGCTGTCGGACAAGTGGCGCGGCTGGGACGAGATCGAGGAGAAGCTGCGGGCGGCCGCGGTCTCGGACTTCGTGATCGTCCTCTACAACTGCTGGCGGAATTACGAGAAAGCGGTCGAGATCGTCCGCGAGGAGCGGACCGACGACGCCTACGTGGCGATCGTCAACGACGCCGGCCGCGCGGACGCCGGCCGAAACGGCGAGAGCCAGTTCATCACTACCCTCGGCGAGGCCGCCGATCACGACGACAAGGTTTCCGGGATGGGCACCTCGCTGATCATCGGCAACCACGAGACCGAGACCTGGCGCAACGACGACCGAACGTACCTCGTCACCCCGCGCGGCGGGCGTGACGTCGACGATTTCTGA